One region of Culex pipiens pallens isolate TS chromosome 2, TS_CPP_V2, whole genome shotgun sequence genomic DNA includes:
- the LOC120424957 gene encoding myosin heavy chain, muscle-like isoform X1: MPKPVVQVGDDPDPGPWLFVSEEMKKEAMSRPYDGKKACWVPDEKEGFLQGEIKATKGDLVTVALPGGECKDFKKDLVGQVNPPKYERCEDLSNLTYLNDASVLHNLRERYRSQLIYTYSGLFCIVINPYKRWPLYTMRAAKMYRGKRRNEVPPHLFAVSDGAYVNMLSNKENQSMLITGESGAGKTENTKKVIAYFATIGASSKKSAEEEKKISLEDQVVQTNPVLEAYGNAKTVRNDNSSRFGKFIRIHFTGSGKLGGADIETYLLEKARVISQQTLERSYHIFYQLMSGSVKGLKDMCYLSNDIYDYYNVSQGKVTIPNVDDGEECLLTDEAFNILGFTQEEKDNIYKITAAVMHMGGMKFKQKGREEQAEADGTDEGDRVAKLLGCVTEDLYKNLLKPRIKVGAEFVIKGQNKDQVSNAVGALCKGIFDRLFKWLVKKCNETLDTKQKRAQFIGVLDIAGFEIFDYNGFEQLCINFTNEKLQQFFNHHMFVLEQEEYKKEGIVWAFIDFGMDLLACIELIERPMGILSILEEESMFPKATDQTFAEKLMTNHLGKSPPFQKPRPSKPGIPAGHFAIGHYAGVVTYNITGWLEKNKDPLNDTVVDQFKKGTNALIVEIFADHPGQSGPPPGSDDGKGGKGGGRGKKGAGFATVSSAYKEQLNNLIRTLCSTSPHFVRCIIPNELKQTGLIDAHLVMHQLTCNGVLEGIRICRKGFPNRMNYPDFKQRYLILAPAAMSAEPEGKKAAEKCMEAVALDPDLYRIGHTKIFFRAGVVGQMEEFRDERLSKIMTWVQSWCRGFLDRKEFKKAQLQRVALEVIQRNLRKYLKLRTWAWWKLWGKVKPLLNVSRVEDQIAKLEEKAQHATEALEKEEKLRKELEAMNSKLLAEKTALLDSLSGEKGALQEYQEKAAKLTAQKNDLENQLRDTQERLAQEEDARNQLFQTKKKLEQEISGQKKDAEDLELQIQKTEQDKASKDHQIRNLNDEIAHQDELINKLNKEKKMQGEVNQKTAEELQAAEDKVNHLNKVKAKLEQTLDELEDSLEREKKLRGDVDKAKRKVEGDLKLTQEAVSDLERYKKELEQTILRKDKEISALSAKLEDEQNLVGKLQKQIKELQGRIEELEEEVEAERQARAKAEKQRADLARELEELGERLEEAGGATSAQIELNKKREAELAKLRRDLEEANIQHEGTLANLRKKHNDAVAEMAEQVDQLNKLKTKAEHDRANMYNELNNTRSACDTLAREKAAQEKIAKQLQHTLNEVQGKLDETNRTLNDFDASKKKLSIENSDLLRQLEDAESQVSQLSKIKISLSQQLEDTKRLADEESRERATLLGKFRNLEHDLDNLREQVEEEAEGKGDIQRQLSKSNAEAQLWRTKYESEGVARAEELEEAKRKLQARLAEAEETIESLNQKCIALEKTKQRLSTEVEDLQLEVDRATTIANSAEKKQKAFDKIIGEWKLKVDDLAAELDASQKECRNYSTELFRLKGAYEEGQEQLEAVRRENKNLADEVKDLLDQIGEGGRNIHEIEKSRKRLEAEKDELQAALEEAEAALEQEENKVLRAQLELSQVRQEIDRRIQEKEEEFENTRKNHQRALDSMQASLEAEAKGKAEALRMKKKLEADINELEIALDHANKANAEAQKNIKRYQQQLKDTQGALEEEQRARDDAREQLGISERRANALQNELEESRTLLEQADRGRRQAEQELGDAHEQLNEVSSQNASIAAAKRKLESELQTLHSDLDELLNEAKNSEEKAKKAMVDAARLADELRAEQDHAQTQEKLRKALEQQIKELQVRLDDAETNALKGGKKAIQKMEQRVRELESELDNEQRRHADAQKNLRKSERRIKELTFQSEEDRKNHERMQDLVDKLQQKIKTYKRQIEEAEEIAALNLAKFRKAQQELEEAEERADIAEQAATKFRSKGGRGGSAGRGASPAPSSIRV, from the exons ATGCCGAAGCCAGTAGTTCAAGTCGGCGATGACCCCGATCCAGGCCCATGGCTATTCGTCTCTGAGGAGATGAAGAAAGAAGCTATGTCCAGACCCTACGACGGCAAGAAGGCTTGTTGGGTTCCCGACGAAAAAGAGGGTTTCCTGCAGGGTGAGATCAAGGCCACCAAGGGTGATCTGGTCACGGTGGCACTTCCCGGTGGTGAG TGTAAGGATTTCAAGAAGGATCTTGTCGGCCAGGTTAACCCACCCAAATACGAAAGATGCGAAGATTTGTCCAACTTGACATATCTTAACGATGCCTCTGTCCTGCATAACCTGAGAGAGCGTTATCGTTCCCAACTTATTTAT ACCTACTCTGGCTTGTTCTGTATTGTAATCAACCCGTACAAGCGTTGGCCACTTTACACTATGCGTGCCGCCAAGATGTACCGAGGCAAGCGTCGTAATGAGGTTCCACCCCATTTGTTTGCCGTTTCTGACGGTGCCTACGTCAACATGTTGTCCAACAAGGAGAACCAGTCTATGTTGATTACCGGTGAGTCTGGTGCCGGAAAGACTGAGAACACCAAGAAGGTCATTGCGTACTTCGCCACCATCGGTGCGTCGAGCAAGAAGAGCGCAGAAGAGGAGAAGAAGATCTCCCTGGAAGATCAGGTCGTCCAGACCAATCCCGTACTGGAAGCCTACGGTAACGCCAAGACCGTCCGTAACGATAACTCGTCTCGTTTC GGTAAATTCATCCGTATCCACTTTACTGGTTCTGGTAAGCTGGGTGGTGCTGATATTGAAACCTACCTGCTGGAGAAGGCCCGTGTCATCTCTCAGCAGACTCTGGAGCGCTCTTACCATATCTTCTACCAGCTGATGTCTGGCTCGGTTAAAGGGTTGAAAG ATATGTgctacctttccaacgatatctACGACTACTACAACGTATCTCAGGGTAAAGTTACAATCCCCAATGTCGACGATGGTGAGGAGTGCCTACTCACCGAT GAAGCCTTCAACATCCTGGGCTTCACTCAGGAGGAGAAGGACAACATCTACAAGATTACCGCCGCTGTCATGCACATGGGTGGCATGAAGTTCAAGCAAAAGGGTCGCGAAGAGCAGGCTGAAGCCGACGGCACTGATGAGGGTGATCGCGTCGCTAAGCTGCTGGGTTGCGTCACTGAGGATCTGTACAAGAACCTGCTGAAGCCCCGAATCAAGGTCGGTGCCGAGTTCGTCATCAAGGGTCAGAACAAGGACCAGGTCAGCAACGCTGTCGGTGCTCTTTGCAAGGGTATCTTCGATCGTCTGTTCAAGTGGCTGGTCAAGAAGTGTAACGAGACTCTGGACACCAAGCAGAAGCGCGCCCAGTTCATTGGTGTACTGGATATTGCCGGTTTCGAGATCTTCGAC TACAACGGGTTCGAGCAGCTTTGTATTAACTTTACCAATGAGAAGCTTCAGCAGTTCTTCAACCATCACATGTTCGTCCTGGAACAAGAGGAGTACAAGAAGGAGGGTATCGTCTGGGCCTTCATTGATTTCGGTATGGACTTGCTGGCCTGTATTGAGCTGATTGAGAGACCCATGGGTATCCTATCCATTCTTGAGGAAGAGTCTATGTTCCCGAAAGCCACCGATCAAACCTTTGCTGAGAAGCTGATGACGAACCATTTGGGCAAGTCTCCTCCGTTCCAGAAGCCAAGACCGTCGAAGCCAGGTATCCCGGCGGGTCACTTTGCCATTGGTCACTACGCTGGTGTTGTCACGTACAACATCACCGGATGGCTTGAGAAGAACAAGGATCCGCTGAACGACACTGTCGTCGATCAGTTCAAGAAGGGTACCAACGCGCTTATTGTTGAGATCTTCGCTGATCACCCGGGACAGTCTGGTCCACCACCAGGCTCTGATGATGGCAAGGGTGGTAAGGGCGGTGGTCGTGGTAAGAAGGGTGCCGGTTTCGCCACTGTATCTTCGGCCTACAAGGAACAGCTGAACAATCTGATCAGAACGCTGTGCTCCACTTCGCCTCACTTTGTCCGTTGCATCATTCCCAACGAGTTGAAGCAGACCGGTCTTATCGATGCTCACTTGGTTATGCACCAGCTGACCTGTAACGGTGTACTTGAGGGCATTCGTATTTGTCGTAAGGGCTTCCCGAACAGAATGAACTATCCTGATTTCAAGCAACG TTATCTGATTTTGGCTCCTGCTGCCATGTCAGCTGAACCCGAGGGTAAAAAGGCTGCTGAGAAGTGTATGGAAGCAGTCGCTCTGGATCCTGACTTGTACCGTATTGGTCACACGAAG attttctTCCGTGCCGGTGTTGTGGGTCAAATGGAAGAGTTCCGTGATGAGCGTCTTTCCAAGATCATGACCTGGGTCCAGTCTTGGTGCCGTGGTTTCTTGGATCGTAAGGAGTTCAAGAAGGCACAGTTGCAACGTGTCGCTTTGGAGGTTATTCAGCGTAATCTGCGCAAGTACTTGAAACTCCGTACCTGGGCCTGGTGGAAACTGTGGGGCAAGGTCAAGCCACTGCTCAACGTGTCTCGCGTCGAGGACCAGATTGCT aaACTGGAAGAGAAGGCCCAACATGCCACAGAAGCACTGGAGAAGGAAGAGAAATTGCGTAAGGAATTGGAAGCTATGAACAGCAAACTGTTAGCCGAGAAGACCGCACTGCTTGACTCGCTGTCCGGTGAGAAGGGAGCTCTCCAAGAATACCAGGAGAAGGCCGCCAAGTTAACCGCGCAAAAGAACGATCTTGAGAACCAGCTGCGTGATACTCAGGAGCGCTTGGCTCAGGAAGAAGATGCCCGAAACCAGCTCTTCCAAACAAAGAAGAAGTTGGAGCAGGAGATCTCAGGTCAGAAGAAGGATGCTGAGGACCTGGAACTGCAGATCCAGAAGACTGAACAGGACAAGGCCTCAAAGGATCACCAGATCCGCAACTTGAACGATGAGATCGCCCACCAGGATGAGCTGATCAACAAGCTGAACAAGGAAAAGAAGATGCAGGGTGAGGTCAACCAGAAGACCGCTGAGGAGCTCCAGGCTGCCGAAGATAAGGTCAACCACCTGAACAAGGTTAAGGCCAAGCTGGAGCAGACTCTGGATGAGCTGGAGGATTCTCTGGAGCGCGAGAAGAAGCTGCGCGGCGATGTTGACAAAGCCAAGCGCAAGGTTGAGGGTGACCTGAAACTAACCCAGGAAGCTGTTTCCGATTTGGAACGATATAAGAAGGAGTTGGAGCAGACCATCCTGCGAAAGGACAAGGAAATCTCCGCTCTATCTGCTAAGCTCGAAGACGAGCAGAACTTGGTTGGCAAGCTGCAGAAGCAGATCAAGGAACTGCAGGGCCGCATTGAAGAGCTTGAGGAGGAAGTCGAGGCTGAGCGACAGGCTCGTGCCAAGGCTGAAAAGCAGCGGGCTGATCTGGCCCGCGAACTCGAGGAACTGGGTGAGCGTCTGGAGGAAGCTGGTGGTGCCACCTCGGCCCAGATTGAGCTGAACAAGAAGCGTGAGGCTGAGCTCGCCAAGCTGCGCCGTGACTTGGAAGAGGCTAACATCCAGCATGAAGGCACTTTGGCTAATCTGCGCAAGAAGCACAACGATGCGGTTGCTGAGATGGCTGAGCAGGTTGACCAGCTGAATAAATTGAAAACTAA AGCTGAACATGATCGGGCTAATATGTACAATGAACTGAACAATACTCGATCTGCCTGTGATACACTTGCTCGTGAAAAG gCCGCTCAAGAAAAGATCGCCAAGCAGCTACAACACACTCTTAACGAAGTGCAAGGAAAGCTGGATGAAACCAACCGCACCTTGAACGACTTCGATGCGTCCAAGAAGAAACTTTCCATTGAGAACTCTGACCTGCTCCGCCAGTTGGAGGATGCCGAGTCTCAGGTTTCACAGCTCAGCAAGATCAAGATCTCCCTCAGCCAGCAGCTCGAAGATACCAAGCGTCTGGCCGATGAGGAGTCTCGCGAACGCGCTACCCTGCTCGGCAAGTTCCGCAATCTGGAGCACGACCTCGATAACTTACGAGAACAGGTTGAAGAAGAGGCAGAAGGCAAGGGTGATATCCAACGTCAACTCAGCAAGTCTAATGCTGAAGCTCAGCTGTGGCGTACCAAGTACGAGTCGGAGGGTGTTGCCCGCGCTGAAGAGCTCGAGGAAGCCAAGAGGAAGCTGCAGGCCCGCCTTGCCGAGGCTGAGGAGACCATTGAGTCGCTCAACCAGAAGTGCATTGCTCTGGAGAAGACCAAGCAGCGCCTGTCCACCGAAGTCGAGGATCTGCAGCTTGAGGTCGACCGTGCAACCACGATTGCCAACTCTGCCGAGAAGAAGCAGAAGGCCTTCGACAAGATCATCGGCGAGTGGAAGCTCAAGGTCGACGATCTGGCTGCCGAGCTGGACGCTTCCCAGAAGGAATGCCGCAACTACTCGACCGAGCTGTTCCGTCTCAAGGGTGCCTACGAAGAGGGCCAGGAGCAGCTTGAGGCTGTCCGCCGTGAGAACAAGAACTTGGCTGATGAGGTCAAGGATCTGCTGGACCAGATCGGTGAGGGTGGCCGCAACATCCACGAGATTGAGAAGTCTCGCAAGCGCCTGGAGGCCGAGAAGGACGAGCTGCAGGCCGCCCTTGAGGAAGCCGAGGCTGCTCTGGAACAGGAGGAGAACAAGGTTCTGCGCGCTCAGCTTGAGCTGTCTCAGGTGCGCCAGGAAATTGACCGCCGCATCCAGGAGAAGGAAGAGGAATTCGAAAACACCCGCAAGAACCACCAGCGTGCCCTGGACTCCATGCAGGCCTCTCTTGAAGCCGAAGCCAAGGGTAAGGCTGAGGCCCTGCGCATGAAGAAGAAGCTGGAGGCTGACATCAACGAGCTTGAGATTGCTCTGGATCATGCCAACAAG GCTAACGCTGAGGCCCAGAAGAACATCAAGCGGTACCAGCAGCAGTTGAAGGATACTCAGGGTGCTTTGGAGGAAGAACAGCGTGCCCGTGACGATGCCCGCGAACAGCTGGGTATCTCTGAGCGTCGCGCCAACGCCCTGCAAAACGAACTGGAGGAGTCGCGCACCCTGCTAGAGCAGGCCGATCGTGGCCGTCGCCAGGCTGAACAGGAGCTGGGTGATGCTCACGAGCAGCTGAACGAAGTTTCTTCCCAGAACGCTTCGATCGCCGCCGCCAAGAGGAAGCTGGAGTCTGAGCTGCAGACTCTGCACTCCGACCTGGATGAGCTGCTGAACGAAGCCAAGAACTCCGAGGAGAAGGCCAAGAAGGCTATGGTTGATGCCGCCCGCCTGGCCGATGAGCTCCGCGCTGAACAGGACCACGCCCAGACACAGGAAAAACTTCGCAAGGCCCTTGAGCAGCAGATTAAGGAACTGCAAGTCCGCCTGGACGACGCCGAGACCAATGCTCTCAAGGGAGGCAAGAAGGCCATCCAGAAAATGGAGCAACGCGTTAGGGAACTTGAATCTGAGCTGGACAATGAACAGAGAAGACATGCTGATGCTCAGAAGAACCTCCGCAAGTCTGAGCGCCGTATTAAGGAGCTGACCTTCCAGTCCGAGGAAGACCGTAAGAACCACGAACGCATGCAAGACCTCGTTGACAAGCTGCAGCAGAAGATCAAGACTTACAAGAGGCAGATTGAGGAAGCCGAGGAGATCGCCGCTCTGAATCTGGCCAAGTTCCGCAAGGCCCAGCAGGAGCTGGAGGAAGCTGAGGAGCGTGCCGACATTGCCGAACAAGCTGCCACTAAATTCCGTTCGAAAGGAGGACGCGGCGGTTCGGCGGGACGTGGTGCCAGCCCAGCA CCTTCAAGTATCAGAGTGTAA